Proteins co-encoded in one Ruegeria sp. YS9 genomic window:
- a CDS encoding sodium-dependent bicarbonate transport family permease — MPGVIETLSSNLLVPTILFFALGLLAAFVRSDLSIPAGAAKFMSLYLLLAIGFKGGASLAAHGIHLQLFLTLLGGVALSFAIPFVAFGLLRVMTKLDALNAAAVAGHYGSISIVTFVTATSLLDLVGLSHDGFMVAVAAAMEVPAILSALWLAHKTGSNGVKDDKLWRDLLANGSIVLLTGAFLIGAITGGEGMQMIAPFIVTPFTGILCLFLLDMGLSAGRSLIGNRDKLSVGLFAFGVLMPLIGALMAWAVGAVIGLPQGSLFLFMVLSASASYIAVPAAMKIALPKAEAGIYLTLSLGVSFPFNITVGLPLYLWWIS, encoded by the coding sequence ATGCCCGGAGTGATCGAAACACTGTCCAGCAATCTGCTGGTGCCGACCATATTGTTTTTTGCTCTTGGGCTTCTGGCGGCCTTTGTACGCAGTGACCTGTCCATTCCGGCGGGCGCGGCCAAGTTCATGTCGCTCTATCTGTTGCTGGCCATCGGGTTCAAGGGCGGTGCCAGTCTGGCCGCGCATGGCATTCACCTGCAACTGTTCCTGACTCTGCTGGGCGGTGTTGCCTTGTCCTTTGCCATCCCCTTCGTGGCCTTTGGCCTGCTCAGGGTGATGACAAAGCTGGATGCGCTGAACGCGGCGGCGGTTGCAGGGCACTATGGTTCGATCTCGATCGTCACCTTTGTCACCGCCACCAGCCTGCTGGATCTGGTGGGGCTGTCCCATGACGGGTTCATGGTGGCCGTTGCGGCTGCGATGGAGGTTCCTGCAATCCTGTCGGCACTTTGGCTGGCACACAAGACCGGAAGCAATGGCGTCAAGGATGACAAGCTGTGGCGTGATCTGCTGGCCAACGGCTCGATCGTGCTGCTTACCGGTGCTTTCCTGATCGGAGCCATCACCGGCGGCGAAGGCATGCAGATGATCGCGCCCTTCATCGTGACGCCGTTCACCGGTATTCTGTGCCTGTTTCTGCTGGATATGGGCCTGTCGGCAGGGCGCAGCCTGATCGGCAATCGAGACAAGCTGTCGGTTGGCCTGTTCGCCTTTGGTGTCTTGATGCCCCTGATTGGCGCACTGATGGCCTGGGCGGTAGGAGCCGTGATCGGATTGCCGCAAGGCAGCTTGTTCCTGTTCATGGTGCTGTCAGCATCGGCTTCGTATATCGCGGTTCCCGCCGCGATGAAGATCGCCCTTCCGAAGGCCGAGGCCGGGATCTATCTGACCTTGTCGCTGGGGGTGTCGTTTCCGTTCAACATCACCGTCGGGTTGCCGCTGTACCTGTGGTGGATCAGTTGA
- a CDS encoding DUF4399 domain-containing protein, translating to MKPFFAIAALCLSVGIAHAGGETPSNPDAKVYFVNLSDGDTVQSPVTVVFGLSGMGIAPAGTEKENTGHHHLLLDRPPLGEGEDGADELANGLPADEHHMHFGGGQTEVTLDLSPGQHTLQLVLGDAGHVPHSPPIVSEVITITVE from the coding sequence ATGAAACCCTTTTTCGCCATTGCTGCGCTTTGCCTTTCGGTGGGCATTGCACACGCCGGAGGAGAGACCCCATCGAATCCCGATGCAAAGGTCTATTTCGTCAACCTGTCGGATGGCGATACCGTTCAATCACCGGTTACGGTTGTCTTTGGTCTCAGCGGCATGGGCATCGCACCCGCCGGAACCGAGAAAGAAAACACCGGGCACCACCACCTGTTGCTTGACCGTCCCCCGCTGGGTGAGGGCGAGGATGGCGCGGATGAGTTGGCCAATGGTCTGCCCGCCGACGAACATCACATGCACTTCGGGGGCGGTCAGACCGAAGTAACACTGGATCTGTCGCCGGGCCAACACACTCTGCAATTGGTTCTGGGCGACGCCGGGCATGTGCCGCATTCCCCGCCGATTGTATCCGAGGTGATTACGATCACCGTGGAATAG
- a CDS encoding NADPH-dependent 2,4-dienoyl-CoA reductase — translation MTVYPNMLAPLDLGFTTLKNRVLMGSMHTGLEETGDWNRVAEFYAARARGGVALMVTGGIGPNLEGSVLPGAAMMTSDKDVVNHSIVTDRVHQAGGKIAMQILHAGRYAYGPKCVAPSPIKSPISPFPPTELDEEGIEKQIGDIVNAAVLAQKAGYDGVEIMGSEGYFLNQFLVTHTNKRTDRWGGSYENRMHLPLEVVRRTREAVGTDFIIIYRLSMIDLVPNGSTFDEVVQLAQRIEQAGATIINTGIGWHEARIPTIATSVPRAAFAWVTKKLMGKVGIPVITSNRINTPDVAEQVLAEGCADMVSLARPMLADADFVAKAMAGESARIAPCIACNQACLDHTFSGKLTSCLVNPRACHETELVIEKAATPKRVAIVGAGPAGLSTAMTAAQRGHDVTVFDKADEIGGQLNMAKQVPGKEEFWGLVDWYRTMLDTLGVKVELGRAVGADDLTGFDEVVIATGVNPRDPQIPGEDRDNVVNYIDVLRNKAPVGKSVAVIGAGGIGFDVSEYLLEEGHSPTTDLPLWMKEWGVADPEQHRAGLAPEGPQPEAPKRQVTLLQRKKQAHGKGLGKTTGWIHRATLKMKNVNFVGGVNYERIDDEGLHVSFGEERADPTVIKADTIVLCAGQVPERSLADALIERGITPHVIGGADVAAELDAKRAINQGTRLAAEF, via the coding sequence ATGACTGTGTACCCAAACATGCTGGCACCACTGGATCTGGGCTTTACCACGTTGAAGAACCGGGTCCTGATGGGCTCGATGCATACCGGGCTGGAAGAAACCGGCGACTGGAACCGGGTGGCCGAGTTCTATGCCGCCCGCGCCCGCGGCGGCGTGGCGCTGATGGTCACGGGCGGCATCGGGCCGAACCTGGAAGGCTCGGTCCTGCCCGGCGCTGCGATGATGACCAGCGACAAGGATGTGGTCAACCATTCCATCGTCACCGACCGGGTGCATCAGGCGGGCGGTAAGATCGCCATGCAGATCCTGCATGCGGGCCGCTATGCCTATGGGCCGAAATGCGTGGCGCCCAGCCCGATCAAGTCTCCGATCTCGCCCTTTCCGCCGACCGAGCTGGATGAAGAAGGGATCGAGAAGCAGATAGGCGACATCGTCAACGCCGCCGTGCTGGCGCAGAAGGCGGGCTATGACGGGGTCGAGATCATGGGGAGCGAGGGGTATTTCCTGAACCAGTTCTTGGTGACCCATACCAACAAGCGCACCGACCGCTGGGGCGGGTCCTATGAGAACCGGATGCACCTGCCTCTGGAAGTGGTGCGCCGCACCCGCGAGGCGGTGGGGACCGATTTCATCATCATCTACCGGCTGTCGATGATCGACCTGGTGCCAAATGGCTCGACCTTTGACGAGGTGGTGCAGCTGGCGCAGCGGATCGAACAGGCCGGGGCGACGATCATCAACACCGGTATCGGCTGGCACGAGGCGCGGATTCCGACCATCGCCACATCGGTGCCGCGCGCGGCCTTTGCCTGGGTGACGAAGAAACTGATGGGCAAGGTGGGGATTCCGGTCATCACCTCGAACCGGATCAATACGCCGGACGTGGCCGAGCAGGTGCTGGCCGAGGGCTGCGCCGACATGGTGTCGCTGGCGCGGCCGATGCTGGCGGATGCGGATTTCGTGGCCAAGGCCATGGCCGGTGAATCGGCCAGGATCGCGCCCTGCATCGCCTGCAACCAGGCCTGTCTGGATCACACGTTCAGCGGCAAGCTGACATCCTGCCTGGTGAACCCGCGCGCCTGCCACGAGACCGAGCTGGTGATCGAAAAGGCCGCAACGCCCAAGCGCGTGGCCATCGTGGGCGCGGGCCCGGCGGGCCTGTCCACGGCGATGACAGCCGCCCAGCGCGGCCATGACGTGACCGTGTTCGACAAGGCCGACGAGATCGGCGGCCAGCTGAACATGGCCAAGCAGGTGCCGGGCAAGGAAGAGTTCTGGGGGCTGGTGGACTGGTACCGCACCATGCTCGACACGCTGGGCGTCAAGGTGGAACTGGGCCGCGCGGTCGGCGCCGATGATCTGACCGGGTTCGACGAGGTGGTGATCGCCACCGGCGTCAATCCGCGCGACCCGCAGATCCCCGGCGAGGACCGTGACAATGTCGTGAACTACATCGACGTGCTGCGCAACAAGGCCCCGGTGGGCAAATCGGTAGCCGTGATTGGCGCGGGCGGCATCGGGTTCGACGTGTCGGAATACCTGCTCGAGGAAGGCCACTCGCCCACCACCGACCTGCCCCTGTGGATGAAGGAATGGGGCGTCGCCGACCCCGAGCAGCACCGCGCGGGACTGGCGCCCGAAGGCCCGCAGCCCGAGGCGCCCAAGCGTCAGGTCACCCTGTTGCAGCGCAAGAAACAGGCGCATGGCAAGGGGCTGGGCAAGACCACCGGCTGGATTCACCGCGCGACGCTGAAGATGAAGAACGTGAACTTCGTCGGCGGCGTGAACTATGAACGCATCGACGACGAAGGGCTGCATGTCTCGTTCGGAGAAGAGCGCGCCGACCCGACCGTGATCAAGGCCGATACGATCGTGCTGTGTGCCGGTCAGGTGCCCGAGCGGTCGCTGGCCGACGCGCTGATCGAACGCGGCATCACCCCGCATGTGATCGGCGGCGCGGATGTGGCGGCGGAACTGGACGCCAAACGCGCGATCAATCAGGGCACACGCCTTGCCGCAGAGTTCTGA
- a CDS encoding LysR family transcriptional regulator: MDRLTEMEAFANVVDQGGFTDAAKKMGISKSAVSKHVSSLEARLGARLLNRTTRRVSPTEIGLAYYDRARRVLNDAGEADSLVTSMQSAPSGLLRISVATDFGVNHLSPVLSEFLAAYPDITVNMVLNNRYVELISEGFDVAVRIGELEDSTLRARKLTETVKRMVAAPSYVERFGRPQKIDDLNEHKLLHYSSQSSGNVWKLTAPSGEKRQVRTAGWLSVNDGQSLLNAAVSGLGIAYLPSYLYAEALKAGLVVDAMPSLPDEVQGVYAVYPPGRFTQPKVRAFIDFLVDSFHEKGPMDW, encoded by the coding sequence ATGGACCGACTGACCGAAATGGAAGCCTTCGCCAATGTGGTGGACCAGGGTGGCTTCACCGATGCGGCCAAAAAGATGGGCATCTCCAAATCAGCTGTGTCCAAACACGTATCAAGCCTTGAGGCGCGCCTGGGAGCGCGGCTGTTGAACCGCACCACGCGCCGGGTTTCACCAACGGAAATCGGGCTGGCCTATTATGACCGCGCGCGGCGCGTGTTGAATGATGCCGGAGAAGCGGATTCACTGGTCACGTCAATGCAATCGGCCCCGTCTGGTCTTTTGCGCATCAGCGTCGCCACGGATTTCGGCGTCAATCACCTGTCGCCTGTTCTGTCCGAGTTCCTTGCAGCCTACCCCGACATCACCGTGAACATGGTTTTGAACAACCGCTATGTCGAGCTGATTTCCGAAGGATTTGACGTGGCCGTCCGCATTGGTGAGCTGGAAGACAGCACGCTGCGCGCCCGCAAACTGACCGAAACCGTCAAACGCATGGTCGCCGCGCCCAGCTATGTCGAAAGATTCGGCCGGCCACAGAAGATCGACGATCTGAACGAACACAAGCTGCTGCATTATTCCAGCCAGTCGTCGGGCAATGTCTGGAAACTGACCGCGCCATCCGGCGAAAAGCGTCAGGTTCGAACGGCCGGATGGTTGAGCGTGAACGATGGCCAATCCCTGTTGAACGCGGCGGTTTCCGGCCTGGGTATCGCGTATCTGCCCAGCTATCTTTATGCAGAAGCCCTGAAGGCTGGGCTGGTCGTCGATGCCATGCCGTCCCTGCCCGACGAAGTTCAAGGCGTTTACGCGGTCTACCCGCCGGGCCGCTTTACGCAACCCAAAGTACGGGCCTTCATCGATTTCCTCGTCGACTCTTTTCACGAGAAGGGTCCGATGGACTGGTAA
- a CDS encoding GNAT family N-acetyltransferase, with protein sequence MSGTWADIVDGTWPAARYQRLGPFLLREGQGGGSRVSAASALGPANEDDINAAEAAMLAMGQKRIFCLRPGDEALDAMLARRGYDILDPVNIYVCPVSSLTVQPIPPVMVFSIWEPLEIMRDIWASGGIGPKRIAVMERAKGPKTGFLLRHNDKPSGVAFVAMHADTAMVHALEILPEHRRQGLGHWTMRAAAFWARDHGAQNLSVICTKANEGANGLYRALGMEIAGEYHYRHLV encoded by the coding sequence TTGAGCGGCACCTGGGCGGACATAGTTGATGGCACATGGCCCGCCGCACGCTATCAGCGGCTTGGCCCGTTTCTGCTGCGTGAGGGGCAGGGCGGAGGGTCGCGGGTGTCTGCGGCCAGTGCATTGGGCCCGGCCAATGAAGACGATATCAACGCCGCCGAGGCCGCGATGCTGGCCATGGGGCAAAAGCGCATCTTCTGTCTGCGGCCCGGAGATGAGGCCCTGGATGCAATGCTGGCCCGGAGGGGCTATGATATTCTTGACCCGGTGAACATCTACGTCTGCCCCGTCTCCAGTCTGACCGTTCAGCCAATCCCCCCGGTCATGGTGTTTTCGATCTGGGAACCGCTTGAGATCATGCGCGACATCTGGGCCTCGGGCGGGATCGGACCCAAGCGGATTGCGGTGATGGAACGCGCCAAGGGCCCCAAGACAGGATTTTTGCTGCGTCACAACGATAAACCCAGCGGCGTGGCTTTTGTGGCGATGCATGCAGATACTGCAATGGTCCACGCGCTTGAAATCCTTCCTGAACATCGCCGTCAGGGGCTGGGCCACTGGACCATGCGCGCAGCGGCATTCTGGGCGCGGGATCATGGTGCGCAGAACCTCAGCGTGATCTGCACCAAGGCCAATGAGGGCGCCAACGGTCTTTATCGCGCCCTCGGGATGGAGATCGCAGGCGAATACCATTACCGTCATCTTGTCTGA
- a CDS encoding peroxidase-related enzyme (This protein belongs to a clade of uncharacterized proteins related to peroxidases such as the alkylhydroperoxidase AhpD.) gives MPTALNLPMVDPLPPETQKYFDICVEKLGMVPNVLKANAFDIDKLNTFTAMYNDLMLADSGLTKLEREMIAVVVSSINKCFYCLVAHGAAVRQLSGNPQLGEMLVMNYRVAPLEPRQRAMLDFAAKMTTASAEIEEPDRQKLRDAGFTDRDIWDIANVAGFFNMSNRVASATAMVPNEEYHAQFR, from the coding sequence ATGCCTACCGCGCTGAACCTGCCCATGGTCGATCCGCTGCCGCCGGAAACGCAGAAATATTTTGATATCTGTGTCGAAAAACTGGGCATGGTGCCGAATGTGCTGAAAGCCAACGCATTTGACATCGACAAGCTGAACACATTCACCGCGATGTATAACGATCTGATGCTGGCTGACAGCGGGTTGACCAAGCTGGAACGCGAGATGATCGCGGTCGTCGTCTCGTCGATCAACAAATGCTTCTACTGTCTGGTCGCGCATGGGGCGGCAGTGCGTCAGCTTTCGGGCAATCCGCAACTGGGCGAAATGCTGGTGATGAACTACCGCGTCGCGCCGCTTGAGCCGCGTCAACGGGCGATGCTGGACTTCGCAGCAAAGATGACCACCGCCAGCGCCGAGATCGAAGAGCCCGACCGACAGAAATTGCGAGACGCCGGATTCACTGACCGGGACATCTGGGACATCGCCAATGTCGCCGGTTTTTTCAACATGTCAAACCGGGTGGCCAGCGCAACGGCGATGGTGCCCAACGAAGAATATCACGCACAGTTTCGATGA
- a CDS encoding OmpA family protein, which translates to MIRTAALVALLMTGSVAAQDLTLPASARQISDRTSPLDSYDLPTGPYANGSVPAETLEGRVERFTWRLQAGSSTTLQLLAPLREQIEAQGYKILFECDARVCGGFDFRFGTEVVPTPDMYVAIQDYRFLSATKGPVALSLLVSRNPPDGYVQMIRVTPQDAPDPDPVVVEQAAEGSVGVLEALAATGHVILDDLHFPTGEVALGEGPFDSLTLLAGYLTDNPETRLALVGHTDDTGALQANIAVSKSRAEAVRTRLIDAHGVEPDRIEAQGVGYLSPLTSNATPEGRDLNRRVEAVLLVN; encoded by the coding sequence ATGATCCGCACCGCCGCCCTTGTTGCCCTGCTGATGACAGGATCTGTTGCCGCGCAGGACCTGACCCTGCCGGCCAGTGCCCGACAGATCAGCGACCGGACGTCGCCACTGGACAGCTATGACCTGCCGACGGGGCCTTATGCAAATGGCTCTGTTCCCGCAGAAACGTTAGAAGGGCGTGTGGAACGCTTTACGTGGCGGCTTCAGGCGGGGTCGAGCACGACATTGCAGCTTCTCGCCCCGCTGCGGGAACAGATCGAGGCGCAGGGCTACAAGATCCTGTTCGAATGCGACGCGCGGGTTTGTGGTGGTTTCGACTTTCGCTTTGGCACCGAGGTCGTGCCAACCCCGGATATGTATGTCGCCATTCAGGATTACCGTTTTCTGTCGGCCACCAAGGGGCCGGTTGCCCTTAGTCTGCTGGTCAGCCGCAACCCCCCGGATGGCTATGTTCAGATGATCCGGGTGACGCCTCAAGATGCACCGGACCCGGACCCTGTGGTGGTCGAGCAAGCCGCAGAAGGTTCGGTCGGGGTGCTGGAGGCCTTGGCGGCAACGGGCCACGTGATCCTGGATGATCTGCATTTCCCTACGGGCGAGGTTGCCCTGGGCGAGGGTCCGTTTGACTCACTGACCTTGTTGGCCGGATATTTGACCGACAACCCGGAAACGCGTCTGGCACTGGTGGGGCACACTGACGATACCGGTGCCTTGCAGGCGAATATTGCGGTCAGCAAAAGCCGGGCCGAAGCGGTGCGAACCCGCCTGATTGATGCACATGGCGTGGAACCCGACCGGATCGAAGCGCAGGGTGTCGGCTATCTGTCTCCGCTTACATCGAATGCAACCCCGGAAGGGCGCGATCTGAACCGTCGGGTCGAAGCCGTATTGCTCGTCAACTGA
- a CDS encoding AbiJ-NTD4 domain-containing protein codes for MSTEDTYIPFSQRTGLAQRPPQLGLGEVSSELRRLFYYYLDLEIEREECFGVDSSYFDGDWKRVAKDLHVLFFRKSSNTFTNSPYELRQVLDQYIKAAEIGRLFDLVEFFVRHPKSSSELKQDLSTAFVSAKAAYRIIENQIVAIGTEQQAEAFEVAIAATEASGAVAARKHLIDAGVEIRAGNWSSSVRESIHAVEAMALMLVPKATTLGPALSKLEKEGYLHGSLKSAFSTLYGYASDEEGVRHALVFKDEAQVDEADALFMLGACASFVSYLIMRSAGE; via the coding sequence ATGAGTACTGAAGATACGTACATTCCGTTTTCTCAACGCACCGGTTTGGCCCAGCGACCACCACAGTTGGGACTCGGAGAGGTTTCCAGCGAATTGCGCCGGTTGTTCTACTATTATCTAGACTTAGAGATTGAGCGCGAAGAATGCTTTGGAGTAGACAGCTCCTACTTTGACGGAGATTGGAAGCGCGTAGCAAAAGACTTGCATGTGCTATTCTTTCGGAAATCCTCAAACACTTTCACTAACAGTCCTTATGAACTTAGGCAGGTTCTCGACCAATACATTAAGGCTGCTGAAATCGGCAGACTTTTTGACTTGGTAGAATTCTTTGTTCGGCATCCGAAGTCCAGCAGCGAATTGAAACAAGATCTGTCCACTGCCTTTGTTTCAGCCAAGGCGGCCTACCGGATTATCGAAAACCAAATTGTCGCCATCGGAACCGAACAGCAGGCTGAAGCTTTCGAAGTGGCTATTGCGGCGACAGAAGCTTCTGGAGCAGTTGCGGCTCGAAAGCACTTGATTGATGCAGGTGTGGAAATCCGAGCTGGCAACTGGTCTAGTTCAGTGAGGGAAAGCATCCATGCCGTGGAGGCGATGGCACTAATGCTGGTCCCTAAAGCCACCACGCTTGGTCCCGCGCTATCCAAACTAGAAAAGGAGGGTTACCTTCACGGCAGTCTGAAATCCGCCTTCAGCACGCTCTATGGATACGCCAGTGACGAAGAAGGCGTGCGACATGCGCTTGTTTTTAAAGACGAAGCCCAAGTAGACGAAGCCGATGCGCTCTTCATGCTAGGCGCTTGCGCATCGTTCGTATCCTATTTGATCATGCGTAGCGCAGGGGAATAG
- a CDS encoding molybdopterin-binding protein produces MANPTAAMLVIGDEILSGRTRDANMHFLAQELTKHGIDLKEVRIVSDDAPAIEAAVKALSDAYDTVFTSGGIGPTHDDITADCIARAFDTPIDVRDDARALLQAHYDKSGLELNAARLRMARIPDGATLIENPVSTAPGFTLANVHVMAGVPSVFQAMVASVLPTLTGGSPLLSQTLRVDRGEGDIAATLAALAEDFSDLSIGCYPFQINGAFGANVVVRGTDGGRIDAATTRLAKELEL; encoded by the coding sequence ATGGCCAATCCAACCGCAGCGATGCTGGTGATCGGGGATGAAATCCTGTCGGGTCGCACCCGCGATGCGAATATGCACTTTCTGGCGCAGGAGCTGACAAAACACGGCATCGACCTGAAAGAGGTCCGCATTGTCAGCGACGACGCCCCTGCCATCGAAGCGGCCGTCAAAGCGCTGTCCGACGCCTATGACACTGTCTTCACCAGCGGCGGCATCGGCCCGACCCATGACGATATCACGGCCGATTGCATTGCCCGCGCTTTCGATACACCCATTGATGTGCGCGATGACGCGCGTGCGCTCTTGCAGGCCCATTACGACAAATCCGGGCTGGAACTGAATGCCGCCCGCTTGCGCATGGCGCGTATTCCGGACGGTGCGACGCTGATCGAAAACCCGGTTTCCACGGCGCCCGGGTTCACGCTTGCGAACGTGCATGTCATGGCAGGTGTGCCGTCGGTTTTTCAGGCGATGGTGGCAAGCGTTTTGCCAACATTGACCGGAGGCAGCCCTTTGTTGTCGCAAACTCTGCGTGTGGACCGCGGAGAAGGTGATATCGCCGCAACCCTGGCGGCCCTGGCCGAAGATTTCAGCGACCTGTCCATCGGGTGCTACCCGTTTCAGATCAACGGTGCCTTCGGGGCCAACGTGGTTGTGCGCGGCACCGACGGGGGCCGGATCGACGCGGCCACCACCCGTTTGGCGAAAGAGCTTGAGCTTTGA
- a CDS encoding hydrogen peroxide-inducible genes activator, producing MRPTLRQLEYIVTVSRLGRFSLAAEVLNVSQPSLSTQIATVEQELGVRIFDRNRGGIQVTTKGEEFILRAQKILAEVKDLRHAMSNDMPVGGRLRLGVLPSIGPYLLPQAIKQVHRLRPGLRIVVREENTLDLEQGLKSGRFDLILSTPEDHPNTVQHRLFNEPLWVAVAVDDVLARDLQGVSAADLQNRIFLTLDQSHRLSRIVYALAAECGGVVSDEYEGTTLDSIVLMAASGVGVAVLPDLYARRQGIYRDEVRLRPLSIANANRDIALLARRSETPPPGQNVLTDSLRSSARSMGLSVIDP from the coding sequence ATGCGCCCGACACTGCGACAGTTGGAATACATCGTTACGGTCAGTCGCCTTGGGCGATTCAGTTTGGCTGCCGAGGTTTTGAATGTCAGCCAGCCCAGCCTGTCGACGCAGATTGCGACCGTAGAACAAGAGCTTGGCGTTCGAATCTTTGACCGTAACCGCGGTGGAATCCAGGTGACGACGAAGGGGGAAGAGTTCATCTTGCGCGCGCAGAAGATCCTGGCAGAGGTCAAGGACCTGCGCCACGCCATGTCGAACGATATGCCCGTCGGAGGAAGGTTGCGACTGGGGGTTTTGCCTTCGATCGGGCCTTATCTGTTGCCGCAAGCCATCAAACAGGTGCACCGGCTGCGCCCCGGATTGCGCATCGTGGTGCGCGAGGAAAACACATTGGATCTGGAACAGGGTCTGAAATCCGGTCGATTCGATCTGATTCTGTCCACGCCCGAGGACCATCCGAATACCGTGCAACACCGGTTGTTCAACGAACCTCTCTGGGTCGCGGTTGCCGTTGATGACGTTCTGGCGCGGGATTTGCAGGGTGTCAGTGCCGCAGACCTTCAGAACCGGATTTTCCTGACCCTCGATCAAAGCCACCGCCTGTCGCGCATCGTTTATGCATTGGCGGCAGAATGCGGTGGGGTGGTTTCGGATGAGTATGAAGGCACGACACTTGATTCCATTGTCCTGATGGCGGCTTCGGGTGTTGGTGTTGCGGTACTGCCTGATCTTTATGCTCGCAGACAGGGGATCTACCGCGACGAAGTGCGCTTGCGACCGCTGTCCATCGCCAATGCAAATCGCGATATCGCCCTGTTGGCACGCCGTTCCGAGACCCCGCCGCCGGGTCAGAATGTGCTGACGGACAGCCTGCGCTCTTCCGCCCGGTCCATGGGGCTGTCGGTGATCGACCCATAA
- a CDS encoding RNA pyrophosphohydrolase encodes MTPEEIAKLPYRPCVGLMLMNDQGQIFVGQRNDRFEDAWQMPQGGVDKGEDPRDAALRELWEETGVTGDLVEIVAETEGWLPYDLPHDIVPHIWKGRFRGQEQKWFLMRFLGTDDQIDIQTDHPEFTRWKWQDPDRLIAEIVPFKRDVYERVMEAFGRYLE; translated from the coding sequence ATGACCCCCGAAGAAATCGCCAAACTGCCCTATCGCCCCTGCGTTGGGCTGATGCTGATGAACGATCAGGGCCAGATCTTCGTCGGCCAGCGCAACGACCGGTTCGAGGACGCCTGGCAGATGCCCCAGGGCGGTGTGGACAAGGGCGAAGACCCTCGTGATGCGGCCTTGCGTGAGCTGTGGGAGGAAACCGGCGTAACCGGTGATCTTGTGGAAATCGTGGCCGAGACCGAGGGCTGGCTGCCCTATGACCTGCCGCATGACATCGTGCCCCACATCTGGAAGGGCCGCTTTCGCGGGCAGGAGCAGAAATGGTTCCTGATGCGGTTTCTGGGAACCGACGACCAGATCGACATCCAGACGGATCACCCCGAGTTCACCCGCTGGAAATGGCAGGACCCCGACCGCCTGATCGCCGAGATCGTGCCCTTCAAGCGGGACGTGTACGAGCGGGTGATGGAGGCGTTTGGGAGGTATTTAGAATAG
- a CDS encoding LysE family translocator, which translates to MSLEFFITSLIVVLLPGTGVIYTLAVGLGRGFRASLAAAFGCTLGIVPAALASIIGLAALLHTSAVAFQLIKYLGVLYLFYMAWGILKDGGAMDVAAEKSAKSNFGVAVRGTLINVLNPKLSLFFLAFLPQFLPANSANAGMELTKLALAFMAMTLVVFVGYGACAALARDYVIRRPAVMAWIKRCFATAFGALGAKLALSE; encoded by the coding sequence ATGTCGCTGGAATTCTTCATCACATCATTGATTGTTGTTTTGCTGCCGGGTACCGGCGTCATCTATACTTTGGCTGTCGGTCTTGGGCGCGGGTTTCGCGCAAGTCTCGCCGCAGCCTTCGGATGCACACTTGGGATCGTTCCGGCGGCCTTGGCCAGCATCATCGGACTTGCAGCATTGCTGCACACCAGTGCCGTCGCGTTTCAACTCATCAAATATCTTGGCGTCTTGTACTTGTTCTACATGGCATGGGGTATCCTGAAGGACGGCGGTGCCATGGACGTCGCGGCGGAGAAATCCGCAAAAAGCAACTTTGGAGTTGCCGTTAGAGGAACGCTGATCAACGTTTTGAACCCAAAGTTGTCGTTATTCTTCCTGGCCTTTCTGCCTCAATTCCTGCCAGCGAATTCAGCAAATGCAGGAATGGAACTGACCAAACTGGCGCTGGCCTTCATGGCCATGACACTTGTTGTTTTTGTCGGGTATGGCGCATGCGCCGCACTGGCGCGGGACTATGTAATCCGGCGCCCTGCTGTGATGGCGTGGATAAAGCGGTGTTTCGCAACCGCTTTTGGTGCCTTGGGTGCAAAACTCGCGCTGTCGGAGTGA